In the genome of Natronomonas salina, the window CAACAACGTCCTCCGGGACCTCGACCTCGACATGTGGCTGTACGTCTCCGACCGCTACCTCGGCCAGGAGACCGTCGAGGGCGAGACCGGCTCCTCGACGATGCCGCACAAGGTCAACCCCATCGACTTCGAGAACAGCGAGGGGAACCTCACGAAGGCCAACTCGGACCTGACGTTCCTCGCCGACTACATTACGACCTCGCGGCTCCAGCGGGACCTCTCGGACTCGACGGTCAAGCGCAACATCGGCGCGGCGTTCGCCCACTGTCTCATCGGCTACCAGAAGGCCGCCGCGGGGCTCTCGAAGGTGACGCCGAACGAGGCCGTCATGCGGGAGGAGCTGGCGGCCAACCCCGAGGTCGTCGGCGAGGCCGTCCAGACCATCCTCCGGCGGGAGGGCGACACCGAGGCCTACGAGCGCATCAAGGCGCTCACCCGCGGCCAGCGCGCCACGATGGAGGACTTCCGCGAGCTGTTCGACGACCTCGACGTCGACGAGTCGGTCCGCGAGGAGCTCCACGCGCTGACCCCCGAGGGGTACACCGGGGTCGGGTCCGACCTCGTCGACGAACTGTAGGGGCTACTCCTCCGTCCGCCTGGCGTCCGCCACGAACCGCGCGATCCGCGGGGGTTCTCGCTCCCTGGCGAACTCGAGGTACGCCTCGAGCTCTTCTGCTCCGGCGGCGAAGGTGACCGCGCGGTCCCGCCGGTCGTACGTCACCAGCCCGTGCTCTGCGAGCGTCGGCACGACCACGAGGTGGAGGTAGGAGGCCACGCCCCGCTCGGACTCGGTGGGCAGCAGATTCCGGCCGGTCTCGGCGTCGTACTCGACCAGCCGGGCGGCGAGTTCGTCCACGGCGGTCGTCCCGCCGCGGGCCCGCAGCAGGTGGAGGACGAGGCGGTTCCGCTCGTCGGCGAGGACGTCGAAGACAACGCCCGGTGGCAGCTCCTCGTCGGCTCCGTCGCCGGTCGACCGTTCGCCGGCCACGTTGTCGCTTGCCATCAATGAACGCACGGTAGGTCCGGTGTTAAGCCTTCTATCCCGTTGCTCGGAGTTTCCTTCGGCCGCCGACGGCGGCGGGAGTAACGGAGGGATGTCATCTCAGGGCGAGGCGAACTCCTCGTGTTCCAGGTGGGTCTCGAGTATCGGCCGGAGCCAGACGACCAGCCCGTGACCGGCGCCGGTCCCCCACAGCCCGGTCTCCTCGCTCTCGCCGGGGACGAGCCCCTCCTGGAGCGAACTGAGGACGACCGTCTCCCGGTCGACGAGGGCCAGCCGGCCCGGCTGGCGACCCTCGACCGCCAGCGACTGGAGGGGGAGGTCGGTCACCGAGACGGCCGCGTCCGGGACGGCGTCGAGGACGGTCTCCTCCGTGTCGTCGTTCGGGACGGCCACGTAGATGGAGACGCCCCGGCCGGAAGCTTCGCGCAGCGTCTCGAGGACGGCCTCGTCAAGGAGTTGCTCCGCGGCGACCAGGAGGAATATCTCCTTGCTCGCGGCCTCGAAGTGCGTCTGGAGGCGATCGAGGATGTCCCGCTGGTCGGCGATCTCCCAGACGCCCTCCGGGCTGGTGCTTCTGGTTTCGAGGCTCTCGAGGCGGTCGGCCGCGGTCTCGAGTGCGGCGTCGTACTCCCGCTGCAGGCGCTCGAGGGCCCGCTGGACCGGCAAGACGCGATACTTCCGTGGCTCCGACTCCTGGACGTCGACGACGCCCATCTGGTGGAGTTCGTCCGCGATGTCGTAGA includes:
- a CDS encoding TrmB family transcriptional regulator, whose translation is MASKLEAVDSLMELGMTEYEARCFVALTQLSEGTAKEVSRIADVPQSRVYDIADELHQMGVVDVQESEPRKYRVLPVQRALERLQREYDAALETAADRLESLETRSTSPEGVWEIADQRDILDRLQTHFEAASKEIFLLVAAEQLLDEAVLETLREASGRGVSIYVAVPNDDTEETVLDAVPDAAVSVTDLPLQSLAVEGRQPGRLALVDRETVVLSSLQEGLVPGESEETGLWGTGAGHGLVVWLRPILETHLEHEEFASP
- a CDS encoding DUF7344 domain-containing protein, encoding MASDNVAGERSTGDGADEELPPGVVFDVLADERNRLVLHLLRARGGTTAVDELAARLVEYDAETGRNLLPTESERGVASYLHLVVVPTLAEHGLVTYDRRDRAVTFAAGAEELEAYLEFAREREPPRIARFVADARRTEE